A genomic window from Parasteatoda tepidariorum isolate YZ-2023 chromosome 10, CAS_Ptep_4.0, whole genome shotgun sequence includes:
- the LOC107453033 gene encoding uncharacterized protein has translation MTTCSRSRIFEIRNSYRRIIFETPQRINNTQDSNTLKTGTNAPARSASVANKRRIKLKQRARACRPSEEHTSNKSVRNKDFGGYEDCALCLNMEFDWPHLLPCGHIFHNVCVSNWLKRNNTCPVCFKNWENQVHTNQVPNSHSNGDMHGNPIPDAMATSVHMPSTRINDTSELDTCRSADKVRSVLRGRVKKSIHRRRKVRALQSIEQLALKKEILDSVVLNNSVPVCGVSDVLSPDEPQSSDPDIIIDGEFILIDCTDSIAIFEEDVI, from the coding sequence ATGACAACTTGCAGTCGctcaagaatttttgaaattcgaaaTTCGTATcgtagaattatttttgaaacacctCAAAGGATCAATAACACCCAGGACTCAAACACGTTGAAGACTGGGACAAATGCACCTGCAAGAAGTGCCAGTGTtgcaaataaaagaagaatCAAACTCAAGCAGAGAGCTCGTGCATGCCGTCCAAGTGAAGAACACACATCGAATAAATCTGTACGAAATAAAGACTTTGGTGGTTATGAGGATTGCGCTCTGTGTTTAAACATGGAATTTGACTGGCCACATCTCTTGCCATGTGGGCATATTTTTCACAACGTGTGTGTATCCAATTGGTTAAAACGCAATAATACTTGCCctgtatgttttaaaaattgggaaaatCAAGTTCATACCAATCAAGTGCCTAACTCTCATTCTAATGGTGACATGCATGGAAATCCTATACCTGACGCTATGGCTACGAGCGTACATATGCCTTCCACCCGAATTAATGATACTTCAGAATTGGATACCTGTAGGTCAGCAGATAAAGTTCGTAGTGTACTCAGAGGACGAGTTAAAAAGTCTATTCACCGCAGAAGAAAAGTTCGAGCCCTGCAGTCGATTGAACAATTGGCACTTAAAAAGGAAATACTGGATAGTGTCGTTCTGAATAACAGTGTTCCAGTATGTGGTGTCTCTGACGTGCTGTCACCTGATGAGCCACAGTCCAGTGATCCTGATATTATAATTGATGGTGAATTCATATTAATTGATTGTACTGATTCTATTGCCATCTTTGAGGAAGATGTAATATAA